Proteins found in one Ptychodera flava strain L36383 chromosome 3, AS_Pfla_20210202, whole genome shotgun sequence genomic segment:
- the LOC139128619 gene encoding uncharacterized protein — protein MSEGNSAAGGNVTPLDIGGLTCFNVNEDHITVSQRWKKWRRAFELYLVGKGVTAEAQKRALLLHTAGLEVQEIYFTLVGEDSEKNYEDTLQVLNNHFVPKANIPFERHMFRQIAQTSDETVDQFVCRLRQRASTCDFAEKEDEHIRDQLIDKCYSPHIRRKFLEKQNAKLSDLLVIAHAQEAVDLQMQSMGERKPQVQVNAVG, from the coding sequence ATGTCCGAGGGAAACAGTGCCGCCGGGGGAAACGTGACTCCGTTGGACATCGGAGGCCTGACTTGTTTCAACGTCAATGAAGACCATATTACCGTTTCTCAAAGATGGAAGAAATGGAGGAGAGCATTTGAACTCTATCTAGTCGGTAAGGGAGTAACAGCAGAAGCACAGAAACGAGCATTACTGTTACATACTGCTGGACTAGAAGTGCAAGAAATCTATTTCACGCTGGTAGGTGAAGATTCTGAGAAAAATTACGAGGACACGCTGCAAGTATTGAACAATCATTTCGTCCCCAAAGCGAACATACCATTTGAGAGACACATGTTTAGACAGATTGCCCAGACCAGTGACGAAACGGTCGATCAGTTCGTATGTAGGCTCAGACAAAGAGCGAGTACATGTGACTTCGCTGAGAAAGAAGACGAGCACATCAGAGATCAGTTGATTGATAAATGCTACTCTCCGCATATACGCAGGAAGTTTCTCGAGAAACAAAACGCCAAACTCagtgatttacttgttatcgCTCATGCCCAAGAAGCTGTTGACTTACAAATGCAGTCAATGGGAGAGAGGAAACCTCAAGTACAAGTAAATGCAGTCGGTTGA